The Clostridium sporogenes genome contains a region encoding:
- a CDS encoding DUF1905 domain-containing protein, whose product MKTYTFEAEIKKIEGKDATYIEIPFDVEREFAAKRVKVLVKFENEQYRGSIVNMGLSCYII is encoded by the coding sequence ATGAAAACTTATACTTTCGAAGCAGAGATAAAAAAAATTGAAGGAAAAGATGCTACATATATAGAGATACCTTTCGATGTTGAAAGGGAGTTTGCAGCAAAAAGAGTTAAGGTATTAGTAAAATTTGAAAATGAACAATATAGAGGTTCAATTGTAAATATGGGATTATCTTGTTATATAATTTGA
- a CDS encoding YdeI/OmpD-associated family protein, giving the protein MVPEEFKVKLSNNKVANDFYESLSYSQRRKYIQWLTSAKKEETKVKRMEEAIVRLENKIKI; this is encoded by the coding sequence ATTGTACCAGAAGAATTTAAAGTTAAGCTTTCTAATAATAAGGTAGCAAATGATTTTTATGAATCTTTATCATATTCTCAAAGACGTAAATATATTCAATGGCTAACATCAGCTAAAAAAGAAGAAACTAAAGTAAAAAGAATGGAAGAAGCTATAGTTAGATTAGAGAATAAAATTAAAATATAA
- a CDS encoding protein adenylyltransferase SelO, giving the protein MKERKVIIETGFNLENSYASLPEIFFTRQSPSRVPSPKLAVLNYPLIASLGLNAPALQSADGIDILAGNKTSEGSIPIAQAYAGHQFGHFTMLGDGRALLIGEHITPLGERFDIQLKGSGKTPYSRGGDGKAVLGPMLREYIISEAMNALGIPTTRSLAVVTTGESIMRENELPGAILTRVAASHIRVGTFEYVSRWGTVEELRSLADYTLQRHFKGEDDKENPYLFLLQEVIKKQAELIAKWQLVGFIHGVMNTDNMAISGETIDYGPCAFMDAYDPETVFSSIDLYGRYAYGNQPSIAAWNLARLAETLLPLLHINENEAIKIAENAISDFTKLYKGNWLSGMRAKLGIFNEELEDEQLIEGLLSTMQKYDADYTNTFRALTFDNIENTILFGKIEFDKWYKLWQERLTRQEESKLSSKQLMKSSNPSVIPRNHRVEEALEAAVKEGDYSVMEKLLDALSKPYAYSKEQDYYSKLPEPSTCPYQTYCGT; this is encoded by the coding sequence ATGAAAGAAAGAAAAGTAATAATAGAAACAGGCTTCAATTTAGAAAATAGCTATGCTAGCCTTCCAGAAATATTTTTTACTAGACAAAGCCCAAGTCGTGTACCCTCACCAAAATTAGCTGTATTGAATTATCCGTTAATAGCCTCATTGGGACTAAATGCCCCAGCACTACAAAGTGCTGATGGAATAGATATACTTGCAGGGAATAAGACGTCAGAAGGGTCTATACCCATTGCTCAAGCATATGCAGGACATCAATTCGGTCATTTTACCATGTTAGGTGATGGGAGAGCTCTACTGATAGGGGAACACATTACTCCACTAGGTGAGCGATTTGATATTCAGCTTAAGGGTTCAGGTAAAACTCCATATTCACGAGGAGGCGATGGGAAAGCAGTATTAGGTCCAATGCTAAGAGAATACATTATAAGTGAGGCAATGAATGCATTGGGCATTCCTACCACCCGTAGTTTAGCTGTGGTTACAACAGGAGAGTCAATAATGCGGGAAAATGAGTTACCTGGTGCAATACTAACTCGTGTAGCTGCCAGTCATATACGTGTTGGTACATTTGAATATGTTTCAAGATGGGGGACAGTTGAAGAACTTAGATCCCTAGCTGATTATACTTTACAAAGACATTTTAAAGGAGAAGATGATAAAGAGAATCCTTATCTTTTCTTACTTCAAGAGGTAATCAAGAAACAGGCTGAGCTTATTGCAAAATGGCAACTGGTTGGTTTTATTCATGGGGTAATGAATACTGATAATATGGCGATTAGTGGAGAAACAATTGATTATGGTCCTTGTGCGTTCATGGATGCCTATGACCCTGAAACTGTATTTAGTTCTATTGATCTTTATGGTAGATATGCTTATGGTAATCAACCTAGTATTGCTGCATGGAATCTTGCAAGGCTTGCTGAAACTCTGTTACCATTATTGCATATTAATGAAAATGAGGCTATCAAGATAGCAGAAAATGCAATTTCAGATTTTACTAAGTTATATAAGGGTAATTGGCTTTCTGGAATGAGGGCAAAACTTGGGATATTTAATGAAGAGCTTGAGGATGAACAGCTAATTGAAGGTCTTTTAAGTACGATGCAGAAGTATGATGCAGATTATACCAATACCTTCCGTGCATTAACTTTTGACAATATAGAGAATACGATATTGTTTGGTAAAATTGAATTTGATAAGTGGTATAAGCTATGGCAGGAGAGACTAACAAGACAAGAAGAATCAAAACTTTCTTCAAAGCAGCTTATGAAAAGTAGTAATCCATCAGTAATCCCGCGTAATCACAGGGTAGAAGAAGCACTAGAGGCTGCGGTGAAAGAAGGAGACTATAGTGTGATGGAGAAACTTTTAGATGCTCTCTCAAAACCATATGCTTACTCTAAAGAACAGGATTATTACTCTAAATTGCCTGAACCATCAACTTGTCCGTATCAAACCTATTGTGGGACCTAA
- a CDS encoding flavin monoamine oxidase family protein produces MEINEFMQPNNPTYEERDNMLKSALEEVGRIEDYDNIKELLAPKENITNIIPPGKGKGIKIGIIGGGVAGLSSAFELRKLGFDIMIFEKQKERIGGRIYTYYFDRDKKMYGELGAMRIPVSHGTTWHYIDIFELETRPFVQENENGIIYIRNKRARNDPDGRSVMKKIYPEFNLSTFEKNISWQEILSYALGSELYNLDSSTRKELLQIKKEYSPKIKELGAISTRRIMAGKGLSEGAIELLSYLAPIVGYFYYGSYIENLQDEYIVNDYYRYYIKGGLSNLPISFYNSLMSKNPKEYISISNSNLGKVKWMNGRTVTGIYKIDEKNKVRIKYREGRSLETYCEDFDYIICAIPFSSLRSVEIYPMFTPEKMQAIKELGYESAQKTLFLCNNSFWEEGNKNERIIGGSSRTDLIISSIWYPNNCIKQNISINKNKKKHKKHKNYKSWSNPGVLLASYNLNLDSIRLGNIDEKIRVELIKRQVEKVHGLPKGYLDSIVESYKTIEWDHEQGFYGGITHYREEQQNLFAYASEQPEYDERVYFAGEHISQTHAWIQGALSTGMKAANRIAEHYKYSLNKLL; encoded by the coding sequence TTGGAGATAAATGAATTTATGCAGCCTAACAATCCAACCTATGAGGAAAGAGATAATATGCTAAAGTCAGCGTTAGAAGAAGTAGGGAGAATAGAGGATTACGATAATATAAAAGAATTACTTGCGCCTAAAGAGAATATTACAAATATTATTCCTCCAGGTAAAGGTAAGGGAATTAAGATTGGAATAATAGGTGGAGGTGTTGCAGGATTATCTTCTGCCTTTGAGCTTAGAAAACTTGGTTTTGATATAATGATTTTTGAAAAGCAAAAAGAACGTATTGGGGGAAGGATATATACCTACTATTTTGATAGAGATAAAAAAATGTATGGTGAACTGGGGGCTATGCGTATACCTGTAAGTCATGGAACAACTTGGCATTATATAGATATTTTTGAGTTAGAAACTAGACCCTTTGTTCAAGAAAATGAAAATGGAATTATATATATTAGAAATAAACGTGCAAGGAACGATCCAGATGGTAGAAGTGTAATGAAGAAGATATATCCAGAATTTAATTTGTCTACTTTTGAAAAAAATATATCATGGCAAGAAATTTTGAGTTATGCATTAGGAAGTGAATTGTATAATCTTGATAGTAGTACAAGAAAAGAATTATTACAGATAAAAAAAGAGTATTCGCCAAAGATAAAAGAACTAGGAGCTATAAGTACAAGAAGAATTATGGCAGGTAAAGGTTTAAGTGAAGGAGCTATAGAATTATTATCTTATCTAGCTCCAATTGTAGGTTATTTTTACTATGGTAGTTATATTGAAAACTTGCAAGATGAATATATTGTAAATGATTATTATAGGTATTATATAAAGGGAGGGCTATCTAATTTACCTATATCCTTTTATAATTCATTAATGTCTAAAAATCCTAAAGAGTATATAAGTATATCAAATTCTAATTTAGGAAAAGTAAAATGGATGAATGGACGAACAGTAACTGGGATTTATAAGATTGATGAAAAAAATAAAGTTAGAATTAAATATAGAGAAGGAAGATCTTTAGAAACATATTGTGAAGATTTTGATTATATAATTTGTGCAATACCATTTTCAAGCCTTCGAAGTGTAGAAATATATCCTATGTTTACCCCAGAAAAAATGCAAGCAATTAAAGAATTAGGTTATGAATCAGCTCAAAAAACATTATTTCTATGTAATAATAGTTTTTGGGAAGAAGGAAATAAAAATGAGAGAATAATAGGTGGCAGTTCTAGGACAGATTTAATAATATCAAGTATATGGTATCCTAATAATTGCATTAAACAAAATATAAGCATTAATAAAAATAAAAAGAAGCACAAAAAACATAAAAATTATAAATCATGGAGCAATCCAGGGGTTCTTTTAGCATCCTATAATTTAAATCTTGATTCCATACGCTTAGGTAATATAGATGAAAAGATAAGAGTAGAATTAATAAAGAGACAGGTTGAAAAAGTGCATGGTTTGCCCAAAGGATATCTTGATTCAATAGTAGAATCTTATAAAACAATAGAATGGGATCATGAACAAGGTTTTTATGGAGGAATTACTCATTATAGGGAAGAACAACAAAATCTTTTTGCATATGCATCAGAACAGCCAGAGTATGATGAAAGAGTATATTTTGCCGGTGAGCATATATCACAAACCCATGCATGGATTCAAGGGGCTTTAAGTACTGGTATGAAGGCAGCTAATAGAATAGCAGAACACTATAAATATAGTTTAAATAAATTATTATAA
- a CDS encoding helix-turn-helix domain-containing protein: MDKNWLDKVKKLPSVDSNIRFFGGHKHNVEKGWSALEEYHNAFEILIVLDGKQLTEANKHEYIINKNEILLIPPGYRHTNTCISKDGMTYFCAHFDIDEPQIHHDFICYCDFIFTEKNIIHSCLKDILVKWIDLLNADTSPMLIKLQSEIILIELIMELIKYCETKKILEVKSNDSRLYYARCISEKIKQNFREFCLNPSEDKLKTLTIKYIANQLNISTGYLLVNFKSVYNISPKTYLNQLKFNESKILLGQPNISLSEISERIGYRNVSHFSRQFKLWSGISPHEFRNILQIKK, from the coding sequence ATGGACAAGAACTGGCTAGATAAAGTAAAAAAATTACCCTCTGTGGATTCAAATATTAGGTTTTTTGGCGGACATAAGCATAATGTTGAAAAAGGTTGGTCAGCTTTAGAGGAGTATCATAATGCATTTGAAATTTTAATAGTTTTAGATGGTAAACAGCTAACAGAAGCTAATAAACATGAATATATAATCAATAAAAATGAAATTCTCTTAATACCACCAGGATATAGACATACAAATACCTGTATTTCCAAAGACGGTATGACATATTTCTGTGCTCATTTTGATATCGATGAACCACAGATTCATCATGATTTTATATGTTATTGTGATTTTATATTTACAGAGAAAAATATAATACATTCATGTTTAAAGGATATTTTAGTTAAATGGATTGACTTATTGAATGCCGATACTTCACCTATGCTTATTAAATTACAGTCTGAAATTATACTAATTGAATTAATCATGGAACTCATTAAATATTGTGAAACAAAAAAAATATTAGAAGTTAAAAGTAATGATAGTAGACTTTATTATGCTCGTTGTATATCTGAAAAAATCAAACAAAACTTCCGTGAATTTTGTCTTAATCCATCTGAAGATAAATTAAAAACACTAACAATTAAGTATATAGCTAATCAACTAAATATAAGCACCGGGTATTTATTAGTTAACTTTAAATCTGTTTATAATATTTCACCTAAAACCTATCTTAATCAGCTAAAATTTAATGAATCTAAAATACTTTTAGGTCAACCTAACATTAGTCTATCAGAAATAAGTGAACGTATAGGCTATAGGAATGTTTCGCATTTCAGTCGTCAATTTAAATTATGGAGTGGAATAAGCCCCCATGAGTTTAGAAATATATTACAAATAAAAAAATAA